A section of the Syntrophorhabdaceae bacterium genome encodes:
- a CDS encoding putative quinol monooxygenase, which translates to MITLIARLPIVEGKMDEALGEFKELMSRVAKEEGTVLYSLNREKADPNTLVVVEQYKDEDSLKFHSSTPYLKSFFAKSVSFVVGKPEVVIMEEISRT; encoded by the coding sequence ATGATCACGCTTATCGCCAGGCTGCCGATTGTGGAAGGAAAAATGGATGAAGCGTTAGGAGAGTTTAAAGAGTTAATGTCCAGGGTGGCCAAAGAGGAAGGAACTGTGTTGTATTCTCTGAACAGAGAAAAGGCCGACCCGAACACTCTGGTCGTAGTCGAACAGTACAAGGACGAAGATTCTTTAAAGTTTCATTCTTCCACACCTTATCTTAAAAGCTTTTTTGCAAAAAGTGTTTCCTTTGTCGTGGGAAAACCGGAAGTCGTCATTATGGAAGAGATAAGCAGGACTTAA
- a CDS encoding amidohydrolase family protein, with translation MKIDFHTHVYPDRVAHSTVSAVCRRSGIGACADGTLEGLKRSMAAAGIDLSVVAAVATKPEQVESIQRWLTAIRQPGIEALAAMHPADPLSPEQMRMLKRKGFRGFKLHPDYQDFFVDDPRMYPLYERAAAEGMFILFHAGVDRGLPYPVHGTPKGLAAVHEAVPELCMIAAHLGGEDAYEETAEHLLGQDIYLDTAFVLRQMPGTFRERILKEHPADRLLFASDSPWMDQGEELRFLLQLPFLTESDKEKICFSNAARLLGLENG, from the coding sequence GTGAAGATCGATTTCCATACCCACGTTTATCCCGACCGTGTGGCTCATAGTACGGTCTCGGCGGTTTGCCGGCGGTCGGGGATCGGCGCCTGTGCGGACGGCACCCTGGAGGGACTGAAAAGGTCCATGGCGGCTGCCGGGATCGATCTTTCCGTCGTGGCGGCCGTGGCGACGAAGCCGGAACAGGTTGAATCTATTCAAAGATGGCTGACAGCCATTCGGCAACCGGGCATTGAAGCGCTTGCCGCCATGCACCCCGCCGACCCCTTGAGCCCCGAGCAGATGAGAATGCTGAAGCGAAAAGGATTTCGGGGTTTTAAACTTCACCCTGATTATCAGGATTTCTTTGTTGATGATCCCCGGATGTATCCTCTGTATGAGAGGGCGGCGGCGGAAGGCATGTTCATTCTCTTCCATGCCGGGGTCGATCGGGGGCTTCCCTATCCGGTCCATGGGACGCCGAAGGGTCTCGCCGCGGTTCACGAGGCCGTTCCGGAACTCTGCATGATCGCTGCCCATCTGGGAGGGGAAGACGCTTACGAGGAAACGGCGGAACATCTGCTGGGTCAGGACATCTACCTGGACACGGCCTTTGTGCTGCGCCAGATGCCCGGGACATTCCGGGAACGCATCCTCAAGGAACATCCGGCGGACCGTTTGCTGTTTGCATCGGACAGTCCATGGATGGATCAGGGTGAAGAACTTCGGTTTCTGCTGCAATTGCCGTTTCTGACAGAAAGCGATAAGGAGAAAATCTGTTTTTCCAATGCGGCGCGGCTGTTGGGATTGGAGAATGGGTAA
- a CDS encoding DnaJ domain-containing protein, producing the protein MDQKDYYEVLEIDGQATDKQVKEAYRRLAFQYHPDRNSGDPGAVERMKSINEAYAVLSDPAKRQRYDSLRQSYGNSAYDRFREGYSDNDIFRGSDINQIFEEISRSFGFRGFEDVFKEVYGSGYRTFEFRNGGLFGRGFIFTGGMNPGGLRAGVKRGMASRLLGKLAGYALKKMTGIGADQSGDRYDSLPLTPGQAKSGGKVPYTDKESLRSILITVPSGVTHGQMIRLRGLGSQVGPFAPPGDLYLKVEITRPLLETIKSFLKKKVD; encoded by the coding sequence ATGGATCAAAAAGACTATTATGAAGTACTTGAGATAGATGGCCAGGCTACGGACAAGCAGGTCAAGGAGGCCTACCGGAGGCTTGCGTTTCAGTACCACCCGGACAGGAATTCCGGAGACCCCGGTGCGGTTGAACGCATGAAGAGCATAAACGAGGCGTACGCCGTTCTGTCGGACCCGGCAAAAAGGCAGCGGTATGACAGTCTCAGGCAGAGCTACGGGAATTCTGCGTATGACAGGTTCCGGGAAGGTTATTCCGACAATGATATTTTCAGAGGGTCCGACATTAACCAGATCTTTGAGGAGATCTCGCGGTCCTTCGGTTTCCGGGGTTTTGAAGATGTTTTCAAGGAAGTTTACGGTTCCGGCTACCGGACCTTTGAATTCAGAAATGGCGGCCTTTTCGGGCGGGGCTTCATATTTACCGGCGGCATGAACCCCGGTGGCCTGCGTGCCGGAGTGAAACGGGGTATGGCTTCCCGCCTTCTGGGAAAGCTGGCAGGATATGCCCTGAAAAAGATGACCGGAATCGGGGCGGATCAAAGCGGGGACAGATACGATTCACTGCCGCTCACCCCCGGGCAGGCGAAGAGCGGGGGAAAGGTACCCTATACGGACAAGGAAAGCTTGCGAAGTATTCTCATTACAGTCCCTTCCGGTGTCACCCATGGACAGATGATACGCCTGCGCGGATTGGGGTCTCAGGTCGGACCGTTCGCACCACCCGGAGATCTTTATTTGAAGGTGGAGATCACCAGACCCCTCCTGGAAACCATCAAGAGTTTCCTGAAAAAGAAAGTGGATTGA
- a CDS encoding PAS domain S-box protein, with the protein MEDTKKTKQQQTEPGKKGGKGKGEYETNPFIDSMTLINKSYVYEFASETYCRDHGRTRKDVVGNSVAQIWGEASFKFIKKHLDHCFSGNVVRYENWLEFPGEEPKFYRVTYSPYFNPAGYVTHAVVASEDITDFKKEEESLEKSDPAFRALLRNMHYGVFTFDLEGRFTFVNDVIVNRSGYPREWYVGKSLFDVVRPQERNTVQKHFQATARGEQVGPYEFSFLKAADETAWAHISTTPIREAGQITGVLGVMLDITKRVQSEQALIESEEKYRRLFEESRDAIFITDSEGRLTDVNRSFLKLFGYKKEEIDGLRAIDTYVNKDECLRYIKEIEDKGFVEDFTVKLKKKDGTVMECLLNGTPLRGIDGTIRGYQGIARHETGRMQSR; encoded by the coding sequence ATGGAAGACACGAAAAAGACGAAACAGCAACAAACGGAACCGGGCAAGAAAGGGGGGAAAGGGAAGGGCGAATATGAAACAAATCCATTTATCGATTCCATGACACTCATCAACAAGTCCTATGTGTATGAATTTGCGAGTGAGACTTATTGCCGTGATCATGGAAGGACCAGAAAGGACGTAGTCGGGAATTCAGTTGCTCAGATCTGGGGTGAGGCAAGCTTCAAGTTTATCAAGAAGCATCTGGATCACTGTTTTTCCGGTAATGTTGTACGATATGAAAACTGGCTGGAATTTCCCGGCGAGGAACCGAAATTCTACCGCGTTACCTATTCACCGTACTTCAATCCGGCAGGTTACGTTACCCATGCGGTGGTGGCATCCGAGGACATTACAGATTTCAAGAAGGAAGAGGAATCCCTGGAGAAGAGCGATCCGGCGTTCAGGGCTCTCCTGAGGAATATGCATTACGGGGTATTCACGTTTGACCTGGAGGGGCGGTTTACCTTTGTTAACGATGTGATAGTGAACAGATCGGGATATCCGCGGGAGTGGTATGTAGGGAAAAGCCTCTTTGATGTGGTCCGCCCGCAGGAGAGAAATACGGTTCAGAAGCATTTCCAGGCGACGGCGCGCGGAGAACAGGTAGGGCCCTACGAGTTCTCCTTCCTCAAAGCCGCCGACGAGACCGCATGGGCCCATATCAGTACAACACCCATCCGGGAGGCCGGGCAGATCACAGGAGTCCTCGGTGTAATGCTGGATATTACGAAACGTGTCCAATCGGAACAGGCGCTCATCGAAAGCGAAGAGAAATACAGGAGGCTTTTCGAGGAATCGAGGGATGCCATATTCATCACCGATAGTGAGGGAAGACTTACCGATGTGAACCGGTCTTTTCTGAAACTGTTTGGTTACAAGAAAGAAGAGATAGATGGATTGCGCGCCATCGATACATACGTGAACAAGGATGAATGTCTGAGGTATATAAAAGAAATTGAGGATAAGGGTTTTGTCGAAGATTTTACGGTAAAGCTGAAGAAAAAAGATGGAACGGTGATGGAGTGCCTTCTCAACGGAACACCGCTGCGCGGCATTGACGGGACGATCAGGGGCTATCAGGGCATCGCGAGGCATGAAACCGGCAGGATGCAATCGAGATAG
- a CDS encoding D-glycerate dehydrogenase: protein MSIRILSTSALVGPHIEDLGLRFPELRIAPYRSIAWTAGLPGAEALVVLLSEPLTEADLELCPNLRVIGTYSVGINHLPQACCKARGIQIINTPGVLTAATADLALTLLLALTRRVSEGEALVRSGDWRGWAPDLLLGSSLAGKTCGILGSGPIGQAFARRAWAVGLKVIFWDRQGNRSPVDLGVDIAERLPLDDLLRQSNVLSLHCPLTDQTRGLLNREKLALLPRGAFVINTARGGIIDEQAAIELLRQKKIGGVGLDVFENEPDFDPQWCTTPGTVLLPHLGSATIETREEMSKLLCDGIRQALLSADLSPS, encoded by the coding sequence ATGAGCATTCGTATTCTTAGCACTTCCGCCCTGGTAGGGCCGCACATCGAGGACCTGGGTCTGCGCTTCCCGGAGCTGCGCATCGCTCCCTATCGGTCCATTGCCTGGACAGCGGGGCTCCCCGGCGCGGAAGCGCTCGTCGTTCTGCTGTCCGAACCCCTGACTGAGGCGGACCTGGAGCTTTGCCCGAATTTAAGGGTCATCGGCACTTACTCCGTGGGCATAAACCACCTTCCTCAGGCCTGCTGCAAGGCACGGGGTATTCAGATCATAAACACGCCGGGAGTATTGACGGCTGCCACGGCCGATCTGGCCCTCACGCTCCTTTTGGCCCTCACCCGGCGGGTAAGCGAAGGCGAAGCACTGGTGCGGTCCGGGGATTGGAGAGGCTGGGCTCCCGATCTTCTCCTGGGATCCAGTCTCGCGGGGAAGACCTGCGGGATCCTTGGCTCCGGCCCCATTGGCCAGGCTTTTGCCAGGCGCGCCTGGGCCGTAGGTTTGAAGGTCATCTTTTGGGACCGGCAAGGCAACCGCAGCCCGGTAGATCTTGGAGTGGACATCGCCGAACGTCTCCCCCTTGATGACTTGCTGAGGCAAAGCAACGTACTGTCCCTTCACTGTCCACTGACGGATCAAACACGCGGACTTCTGAACCGCGAGAAGCTCGCATTGTTGCCCCGGGGTGCTTTCGTCATCAACACCGCACGGGGCGGAATCATCGACGAACAGGCAGCCATCGAACTGCTCCGCCAGAAGAAGATAGGCGGTGTGGGTTTGGACGTTTTTGAGAATGAGCCGGACTTCGACCCGCAGTGGTGCACAACACCCGGAACGGTGCTGCTTCCTCACCTGGGATCCGCGACCATAGAGACACGGGAAGAGATGTCGAAACTGCTCTGTGACGGGATCAGGCAAGCTCTGCTTTCCGCTGACCTCAGTCCAAGCTGA
- a CDS encoding BACON domain-containing carbohydrate-binding protein, with protein sequence MIGPKSAARFFAFLMSLCALVFCSTDIVAAPTCTFSVSPASVTATVHGLPDPTDPRGGGGRPPRVTVTASKAECAWTASTGASWIQLLASGGSGSGYIEYRVAGNKTGTPRTGTIQVAGKTITLGQDSDTVCTVVSISPASVTAPEQGLPEASPDPRAGASSPVPRLTVTTSKGNCPWLASTSSHWIRLIDSRGRGSGYIRYKVMENTSGSPRTGRVEIDRKFITISQGYSGTCTFSVSPASVLVPWQGTDADPRGASSPPSTLSLSCTKASCPWTVKTSANWIKLLNAIGAGSGTVQFRVIANRSGSPRTGTIQVAGKTITVKQQAEAAKGAATATGTTRNACKATISPSSVTVESRGSSGQFKVETRDDCPWTAKTRTPWIGITSGASSKGGGTVQYTVGENKGTKRTGTITAAGKTFRISQKEAPARKSAKTLEGNRKKPVAKHPR encoded by the coding sequence GTGATCGGACCAAAGAGTGCAGCGAGATTTTTTGCCTTTCTTATGAGCTTGTGTGCCCTTGTTTTTTGCAGTACCGATATAGTGGCGGCACCAACCTGCACCTTCTCCGTATCGCCTGCGAGCGTCACCGCCACCGTGCATGGTCTGCCGGACCCGACCGATCCCCGGGGGGGCGGCGGGCGCCCGCCCAGGGTTACCGTCACAGCAAGCAAGGCCGAGTGCGCCTGGACCGCTTCGACAGGCGCATCCTGGATACAGCTTCTGGCCTCGGGTGGATCGGGCAGCGGATACATTGAATACAGGGTTGCGGGAAACAAGACGGGCACACCGCGCACCGGGACCATCCAGGTGGCGGGCAAGACCATCACGCTCGGGCAGGATTCCGACACTGTTTGCACCGTCGTTTCCATCTCGCCTGCGAGCGTCACCGCACCCGAGCAAGGACTGCCGGAAGCATCACCTGATCCCAGAGCAGGGGCATCGTCACCAGTACCCAGGCTGACCGTCACGACAAGCAAGGGAAACTGCCCGTGGCTGGCATCGACAAGCAGTCACTGGATTCGGCTCATAGACAGCAGGGGCCGGGGAAGCGGATATATCCGGTACAAGGTGATGGAGAACACGTCAGGTTCGCCGCGCACCGGGCGCGTAGAGATAGACCGTAAATTCATCACGATCAGTCAGGGCTATTCCGGCACCTGCACCTTTTCGGTCTCACCTGCAAGCGTTTTAGTGCCATGGCAGGGGACAGACGCCGATCCCAGAGGGGCATCGTCACCACCATCCACGCTGAGTCTCAGCTGCACCAAGGCAAGTTGTCCATGGACCGTTAAGACGAGTGCGAACTGGATCAAGCTTTTGAACGCGATCGGCGCGGGAAGCGGGACTGTCCAGTTCAGGGTGATAGCGAACAGGTCCGGTTCACCGCGCACCGGGACCATACAGGTGGCGGGAAAGACCATCACGGTAAAACAACAGGCCGAGGCGGCGAAAGGTGCGGCAACGGCAACCGGGACCACGAGAAACGCGTGCAAGGCCACTATTTCACCTTCAAGCGTGACCGTCGAATCGAGAGGGTCCTCAGGGCAATTTAAGGTCGAGACCCGTGATGATTGTCCGTGGACGGCAAAGACAAGAACCCCGTGGATAGGCATAACATCAGGCGCATCGTCAAAGGGAGGCGGTACGGTCCAGTACACCGTGGGAGAAAACAAGGGCACCAAACGGACAGGCACCATCACCGCTGCCGGCAAGACCTTCCGTATCAGCCAGAAAGAGGCCCCGGCACGCAAGAGCGCCAAAACATTGGAGGGGAACAGGAAGAAACCCGTTGCGAAGCATCCGCGGTAA
- a CDS encoding omptin family outer membrane protease has protein sequence MNKTKRHISGWGRNGLIGIIVLAISTLCFIDGAEALPVEKDEPMPVSEYFSVGGKVKYFFKSHTSYEFGNPYYPLQEPLSRLEFPLDTWWAGLDMRLAFPRFSVGMEALTSVKANAHGEFEDSDWENDGTFDDKTTYSTSQMRVAPSYMVRLDADLEVSDWLGLPGWLRIRPVGGMRWQRFNLVSHDGIQYDLTGVTGNLILPGEGIRFKQTYWHYFIGLRSTVDLAQVTGISSLTLDLQADWAYVEGHNEDNHLLRAGRRFTYEDTYGHAWHCSMGLKKDLGKGFSMGLEGDYLMISTTGSHRFLNRSFDIDMSLSNGVKVWSDQANISLSLEYRF, from the coding sequence ATGAACAAAACGAAAAGGCACATATCGGGTTGGGGCCGCAACGGACTCATCGGGATAATTGTTTTGGCGATTTCCACTTTGTGTTTTATTGATGGCGCAGAGGCTTTGCCTGTCGAGAAAGACGAGCCAATGCCTGTGAGCGAATATTTTTCCGTCGGCGGGAAGGTCAAATATTTCTTTAAAAGTCACACCTCCTATGAGTTCGGCAATCCTTATTATCCCCTCCAGGAGCCCTTAAGCCGGCTTGAATTTCCCCTGGATACCTGGTGGGCCGGTTTGGACATGAGATTGGCATTCCCCCGGTTTTCCGTTGGAATGGAGGCGCTCACCAGTGTGAAGGCAAATGCTCACGGGGAGTTTGAGGATTCCGATTGGGAGAATGACGGCACTTTCGACGACAAGACCACGTACAGCACATCACAGATGCGTGTTGCCCCCAGCTACATGGTGCGTCTTGACGCGGACCTCGAAGTTTCCGATTGGCTCGGTTTGCCGGGATGGTTGAGGATAAGGCCCGTCGGAGGAATGCGCTGGCAAAGGTTCAACCTCGTTTCCCATGATGGCATACAATACGATCTCACCGGCGTAACGGGGAATCTCATCCTGCCCGGAGAGGGTATCCGTTTCAAACAAACATACTGGCACTATTTCATCGGATTACGGTCCACCGTCGACCTCGCGCAGGTGACAGGGATATCTTCTTTGACCCTCGACCTGCAGGCCGATTGGGCTTACGTGGAAGGCCACAACGAGGACAATCACCTTCTCAGGGCGGGAAGGCGATTCACATACGAGGACACCTACGGTCATGCCTGGCATTGCTCGATGGGATTGAAGAAAGACCTGGGAAAAGGTTTTTCCATGGGGCTTGAGGGTGATTACCTCATGATATCGACGACAGGCAGCCATCGTTTCCTCAACCGTTCTTTTGACATCGACATGAGTTTGTCCAACGGGGTCAAGGTATGGTCTGACCAGGCAAACATATCCCTGTCCCTGGAATACCGGTTCTGA
- a CDS encoding solute carrier family 23 protein, producing MAKKPANLLYGVDDRPPIGICMVLAIQHIFFLTSGFIVVAIVMGQMGCSPDLIRNVVSMTMIAGGIATILQALNRGPVGSGYLCTEGTDPSFLSISVLAGSVGGLPLIFGMTIVSGVIECLLSRVMHRLRVIFPPDVTGVVLTMVGLNIVPIMILDFMGVKDKNSPIETANVSVAVITLAIMVGTSVWSRGKLRLYSVIIGIAGGYCASILLGVLTTAQMQEIVQAPMLSLPDISHISYSFDPALLIPIVIVTLASTLKSVASLTMCQKVNDTAWVRPDLVNIGRGTLADGLASIIGGSLGALGKSLYAASVGLTVATGATSRVIAYYIGGLFIALAFLPKLAAVFSIMPKPVMGGALVYMVCFMVISGIQMMTSRMIDNRKTFVIAVSLMFGMSVDIFPNLYHHVHPWLKPFFSSSLTVTTVLAIGLNLIMRIGISRSATLKLTSGEHSSDTVFRFMEDLGASWGARKDIIHRAMAAMNEFAEAIVHCGMGGKEIVMTAVFDELSLNIGITYEGPAVEFPEERPDMAAIVDDPGALARMSGFLVRHYSDRIKVSREGDRSRVDLHFDH from the coding sequence ATGGCAAAGAAACCGGCAAATCTTCTCTATGGTGTTGACGACCGGCCCCCGATCGGTATCTGTATGGTGCTGGCCATCCAGCATATTTTTTTCCTGACAAGCGGTTTCATTGTGGTCGCCATTGTCATGGGCCAGATGGGCTGCAGCCCCGACCTTATCCGCAATGTCGTATCCATGACGATGATCGCGGGCGGCATAGCGACGATTCTCCAGGCCCTGAACCGCGGTCCCGTGGGCAGCGGTTATCTCTGTACCGAGGGGACCGATCCGAGCTTTCTCTCCATTTCCGTTCTGGCCGGCAGTGTGGGCGGCTTGCCCCTTATCTTCGGGATGACCATCGTTTCCGGCGTCATCGAATGCCTGCTGTCCCGGGTCATGCACCGCCTTCGCGTCATTTTTCCTCCCGATGTCACAGGCGTGGTATTAACCATGGTGGGCCTCAACATCGTTCCCATAATGATCCTTGACTTCATGGGTGTTAAGGACAAAAACAGCCCGATCGAGACAGCGAACGTGTCGGTAGCGGTAATAACGCTTGCCATCATGGTGGGAACCAGTGTGTGGAGCAGGGGAAAACTGCGCCTCTACTCGGTCATCATCGGAATTGCGGGCGGTTACTGCGCCTCAATTCTCCTGGGGGTACTGACGACGGCCCAGATGCAGGAGATAGTTCAGGCCCCGATGCTGTCTTTGCCGGACATTTCTCACATCAGCTATTCCTTTGACCCGGCTCTTTTGATCCCGATCGTCATTGTCACCCTGGCCTCCACCCTGAAATCCGTTGCCTCTCTCACAATGTGCCAGAAGGTCAACGACACAGCCTGGGTCCGTCCGGACCTTGTCAATATCGGCAGGGGTACCCTGGCCGACGGGCTTGCGTCGATCATCGGCGGTTCCCTGGGGGCATTGGGAAAGTCCCTCTACGCCGCCAGCGTCGGTCTCACCGTGGCCACGGGCGCGACGAGCAGGGTCATAGCCTATTACATAGGGGGCCTCTTCATCGCCCTGGCCTTTCTGCCGAAACTGGCCGCAGTGTTCAGCATTATGCCCAAGCCGGTCATGGGCGGGGCGCTGGTCTACATGGTCTGCTTCATGGTGATCTCCGGCATCCAGATGATGACCTCCCGGATGATCGATAACCGCAAGACATTTGTCATTGCAGTCTCTCTCATGTTCGGCATGAGCGTGGACATATTCCCCAATCTCTATCACCACGTGCACCCCTGGCTGAAACCCTTCTTCAGTTCTTCTCTGACAGTCACCACGGTGCTTGCAATCGGCCTTAACCTGATCATGCGCATCGGGATCTCACGCAGCGCAACCTTGAAGCTCACGTCGGGCGAGCATTCGTCGGATACCGTATTCCGGTTTATGGAGGACCTGGGCGCCTCCTGGGGGGCCCGCAAGGATATTATTCACAGGGCCATGGCCGCCATGAACGAATTCGCGGAGGCCATCGTCCATTGCGGAATGGGAGGCAAAGAGATCGTCATGACCGCAGTTTTCGACGAATTGAGCCTGAACATCGGGATAACCTACGAGGGCCCGGCGGTGGAATTTCCCGAAGAGCGTCCCGATATGGCTGCAATCGTTGACGACCCGGGGGCGCTCGCCCGAATGTCCGGATTCCTCGTCCGTCATTATTCGGACAGGATCAAGGTGTCCCGGGAAGGCGACCGGTCCAGGGTGGATCTCCACTTCGACCACTGA
- a CDS encoding C45 family autoproteolytic acyltransferase/hydrolase, with the protein MKIWSRLTIAVIMLVFAAHCLASQPVPEPAGLKLISSFEGGKLYRSGKINVLVLHGSYRQMGRQYGRLLSGDLKSLYKNAILDYFQQGRGLSDDKMNKAAVSLYRLYPQRFKDIIEGMAETSGLSLKEQIMLNAIEHYGSMSGCSGIIAWGEYTGKQPLIAGRNYDWFEKYVEFAQSLTVTVFNPDSGIPNAIVTFAGVIYATTGLNGEGIFLELNNGLPSGGSLKYSDRVPAIVSLLAFLNDGSSLDQLDAFFNTTRTDFAFIINAADTVRGVSYEWAPFEHRRRNGDEEGLLVATNHFTDPSWGIVLQDHAGFETVRRWKNLLSLGHEKKGKIDLGVMKEILDTPMNKGGATWPVDGSMPKPYRTTYQIIAVPASLQLWLKVPGFQDWTAVELKGLFRKQ; encoded by the coding sequence ATGAAGATTTGGAGTCGTTTAACAATAGCGGTCATCATGCTCGTTTTTGCAGCCCACTGTCTGGCTTCGCAACCGGTACCCGAGCCAGCGGGATTAAAATTAATATCCTCCTTTGAAGGAGGCAAGCTTTATCGAAGCGGAAAGATCAATGTGCTGGTCCTTCACGGAAGCTATCGCCAGATGGGCCGTCAGTATGGACGTCTGTTGAGCGGTGATCTGAAAAGCTTGTATAAGAATGCCATTCTTGATTATTTTCAGCAGGGCAGGGGTCTTTCCGATGACAAGATGAACAAGGCGGCAGTGTCTTTGTACCGTCTTTACCCGCAGCGTTTTAAGGACATCATAGAGGGCATGGCGGAAACATCCGGGCTTTCTCTGAAAGAGCAGATCATGCTGAACGCGATCGAGCATTATGGCTCCATGTCCGGATGCTCGGGGATCATCGCCTGGGGGGAATATACGGGCAAGCAACCACTCATTGCGGGAAGGAACTACGACTGGTTCGAGAAATATGTTGAATTTGCGCAAAGCCTTACCGTGACCGTTTTCAATCCTGACTCGGGAATTCCCAACGCTATCGTCACCTTTGCCGGTGTGATCTACGCCACGACCGGCCTGAACGGGGAAGGCATATTTCTGGAACTCAACAATGGTCTGCCTTCCGGCGGCTCTCTCAAATATAGCGACCGTGTGCCAGCCATTGTAAGTCTCCTGGCTTTCCTCAACGACGGCAGTTCGCTGGACCAGCTGGATGCCTTTTTCAACACGACGAGGACAGACTTTGCCTTCATCATAAATGCAGCCGATACAGTGCGGGGAGTCTCCTACGAATGGGCGCCTTTTGAACACCGCCGGAGGAACGGCGATGAAGAAGGGCTGCTGGTTGCGACCAACCATTTTACAGACCCCTCATGGGGTATTGTTCTGCAGGACCATGCAGGTTTTGAAACTGTCCGGAGATGGAAGAATCTGCTTTCCCTGGGACATGAGAAGAAGGGTAAGATCGATCTCGGTGTGATGAAGGAGATCCTGGATACCCCCATGAATAAAGGCGGTGCCACCTGGCCTGTCGATGGAAGTATGCCCAAGCCGTACCGAACAACGTATCAGATCATTGCTGTGCCTGCCTCTTTGCAGCTATGGTTAAAAGTCCCCGGTTTTCAGGACTGGACAGCCGTCGAATTAAAAGGTCTGTTCAGGAAACAGTGA
- a CDS encoding methyltransferase domain-containing protein → MNESGKPHGAGRSTFDLIDTDRFFEVLKVRKSMVLLDLGAGSGDYTIPLAEATGPEGRVFAVDAWEEGLARVRQRASGRHLRNISTLVADVNKHIPVDDRTVDICLMATVLHDLLREGTGETVLRETLRVLRPGGRLAVLEFKKIEGSPGPPLQIKLSEKDVENLLTPFGFRTDSVSDMGEYHYLFIASPPG, encoded by the coding sequence ATGAACGAGTCAGGGAAGCCACACGGTGCGGGCCGCAGTACATTCGACCTTATCGACACAGACCGGTTCTTCGAGGTGCTCAAGGTGCGGAAGTCAATGGTTTTGCTTGACCTCGGAGCGGGCAGCGGTGATTACACGATTCCTCTCGCGGAGGCTACCGGGCCCGAAGGCCGTGTCTTTGCTGTGGACGCGTGGGAGGAAGGACTCGCCCGGGTGAGACAGCGTGCGTCAGGCAGACACCTCCGCAACATCAGCACGCTCGTGGCCGACGTGAACAAACACATCCCGGTGGATGACAGGACAGTTGATATATGTCTCATGGCAACCGTCCTGCACGACTTGCTGCGTGAAGGAACGGGAGAAACCGTCTTGCGTGAAACGTTGAGGGTGTTAAGACCGGGCGGAAGGCTCGCGGTGCTGGAGTTCAAGAAGATCGAAGGCAGTCCCGGCCCGCCCCTTCAGATAAAGCTTTCGGAAAAGGATGTCGAAAACCTTCTTACGCCCTTTGGCTTTCGCACCGACAGCGTATCCGACATGGGGGAGTATCATTACCTCTTCATCGCTTCACCACCCGGCTGA
- a CDS encoding helix-turn-helix transcriptional regulator, translated as MGKSCGALRIVNRLNVLRAEHRITQEKLAKEVGVTRATIVAIEKGDYNPSLGLAFRIARYFKADINDIFSVEEERK; from the coding sequence ATGGGTAAATCGTGCGGGGCGTTGAGGATTGTTAACCGGTTGAATGTATTGCGTGCAGAGCATCGCATAACTCAGGAAAAGCTGGCGAAAGAGGTAGGGGTGACGCGGGCTACCATTGTCGCGATCGAGAAGGGGGATTACAACCCTTCCCTGGGGCTTGCTTTTCGCATTGCCCGGTATTTCAAAGCAGACATCAACGACATTTTTTCAGTTGAGGAGGAAAGGAAATGA
- a CDS encoding type II toxin-antitoxin system RelE/ParE family toxin — MAEYRIYFKESVEKDLAALPKKDVSRILQRIEALSGDPRPSGHEKLTGQERYRVRQGRYRIVYSIQDKELTVWVVRVGHRKDIYR; from the coding sequence ATGGCAGAATATAGGATATACTTCAAGGAATCTGTCGAGAAGGACCTTGCCGCCTTGCCGAAGAAGGATGTGAGCAGGATACTTCAACGAATAGAGGCTCTCTCCGGGGATCCGAGGCCATCGGGCCATGAAAAACTGACGGGACAGGAGAGGTATCGTGTACGACAGGGCCGGTACAGGATCGTCTATTCCATTCAGGACAAAGAACTCACCGTATGGGTTGTGAGGGTGGGGCACAGGAAAGACATTTATCGGTAA